The window TCGGACGAGCATTACAGCTTGACTCGGGGATGCAAGGGAGTTATCTTTTTTTTGCATAGGAAATATCTGCACGTAATTCTGTGCAGACAAATTGGACACCATCTCTTGCCGCCATGTTCCCTCTGGAGGGGTCTTACCTTTACCGCTTCATGATCTCTTTCACGCAGCGGTCCTGAACGTCTGTTCACCAGAAAGGCAAGTTCCGATCCCACAAGAAGGCCGTGGCAGTAGCCGACGAGCCTGTGGGTTCAAATCCGTTTAAAAGACGGAAGTGAAACCGCCTCCTCGTCAAATATCTGCAAGCGATTGGAAAGAGGACCTATTTCATGAAGAAAAGTGTGTTCAGCATTTGCGGCATGTGCACCGTCCGCTGTCCTATTCGCGTTGAAGTGGAAAACGGCGTTGCCACATGGATCGAAGGCAACCCTCACATACTCGGGCGATCGTTGTGCGGCAAAGGCTCCGCGGGTCTCGCTTTTCATTACCAGGAATACCGTCCGCAAGGCCCCATGCTCCGCCAAGGGCTCAGGGGCGGCGGCCAGTGGAAGCGTGTTACCTGGGACACGGCGTTGGACTATGTGGCCGATAAATTGGGCCGCATCCTGGACCGATATGGACCGGGCAGCACCTTTTTGAGTTGCAGGGGAGGCCCGTTTCTCGACTTGCCCAAAACGTTTTTGAAAGCCCTTGGGTCCCCGAATTTTACCAACCATGACGCGGCATGCGGAAGAAACGTCCACCACGCAAGCCTGTCTCTGTACGGTTTGGGGCGTAAGGATTTCATTTACGATCTCAAAGAGTGCAACCATTTGGTGCTCTACGGGCGGAATATGCTGGAATCCCTGAAGGTCAAGGAAGCGAAGGACCTGATGGAAGCCCTTTCCAGAGGGATGAGGATGACCTACATTGACGTGAGGCAGACCGTCACCGGCAGCAAAGCCTCGCGATTCTGGATGGTTCGCCCCGGCTCCGATTATGCTTTGAACCTGGGAATCATCCACGCCGTCATCAAAGAAGGCGTTTACGATGCGGAATTCATCCGGAAGTGGACGACCGGATTCGATGATCTGGCGAATATCGTTCAGCCGTACACTCCCGAGTGGGCCGAGGAGCAAACCGGCGTTCCTGCCGCTGAAATCCACGAGTTCGTTCGCGAAATCGCCTCGGATCGACCCAAGGTGGTATTTCACCCCGGATGGATGTTGGCCCGATATCGGGATTCCTTTTACGCCAGCCGCTCGACCCATATACTCAACGTTCTGATGGGCAGCGTGGAAGTACCCGGCGGCCAGATTATAGCCAAGGGCCCCAAAGACTATGGGAAGAAGGACCTGAACAACCTGGGGGATGGTGTTCCGAAACCTACCGAAAAACGGGCCGACGGGGTCGGATGGAAGTATCCCCATTTTGACGCGGGACCCGGACTGTTTCAGCTTTTCTATCCCGCCATACTCACCGGGCAGCCTTATCCCATCAAGGCGTACGTGTGTTACCGTCACGACCCTCTCACGGGATTTCCGGACCGTGAGGCCCAGAGAGCGGCTCTGGACCGGTTGGACCTGATCGTGGCCTTGGACGCCAAGTTCGGGGAAACCACGTGGTACGGCGACGTGATTTTGCCGCTTTCCGGTTACCTCGAGAAAGACAGTCCCATCGCGTCCCAAAAAGGCAAGACCCCTCGATTCATTGTACGCCGTCAGGCCATCGAACCCCTGT of the Deltaproteobacteria bacterium genome contains:
- a CDS encoding molybdopterin-dependent oxidoreductase, encoding MKKSVFSICGMCTVRCPIRVEVENGVATWIEGNPHILGRSLCGKGSAGLAFHYQEYRPQGPMLRQGLRGGGQWKRVTWDTALDYVADKLGRILDRYGPGSTFLSCRGGPFLDLPKTFLKALGSPNFTNHDAACGRNVHHASLSLYGLGRKDFIYDLKECNHLVLYGRNMLESLKVKEAKDLMEALSRGMRMTYIDVRQTVTGSKASRFWMVRPGSDYALNLGIIHAVIKEGVYDAEFIRKWTTGFDDLANIVQPYTPEWAEEQTGVPAAEIHEFVREIASDRPKVVFHPGWMLARYRDSFYASRSTHILNVLMGSVEVPGGQIIAKGPKDYGKKDLNNLGDGVPKPTEKRADGVGWKYPHFDAGPGLFQLFYPAILTGQPYPIKAYVCYRHDPLTGFPDREAQRAALDRLDLIVALDAKFGETTWYGDVILPLSGYLEKDSPIASQKGKTPRFIVRRQAIEPLYDSKPEWWIFKELAKRMGLDKYFPYESVQELWDFQLKGTGFSIADFEEKGFVDPADKAKLFDRENGLKLKTGSGKIELVSPSLEKAGFPSLDIYREREPLPAGTFRLVFGRHAIHAHGHTQDNPLLHEVFPENNLWINDRVAADLGIAEGDKVEISANGVTAEVKAHITPFIHPEAVFTVHGFGRTVPVLKRAFGVGFADQRMAKGCLERFDPAGGGIAYLECLVTVRKAEEV